The nucleotide window TCGGTACCGTCCACGGTGTGGGTGGCGCCGAACTCGCATGCGGTCTCCAGTTTGTGCGGCAGCCGGTCCACCGCCACCACCTTCGCCGCGCCGACCAACCTGGCGGCCTGCACTGCGTTGAGCCCCACGCCGCCGCAGCCGATGACCACGACGGTGGCCCCGGCGTGCACCTTCGCCCGGTTGATCACGGCGCCGGCGCCGGTCGCCACGCCACAGCTGACCAGACACACGACCTCGAGCGGCGCGTCCCTGCGGATCGGCACCAGGCACTCCTCGGGGACGACCGTGCGCTCGGCGTGCGAGGAGATCTGGAACAGGTGCAGCACCTCGCTGCCATTCTCCGCGAACCGTGCGGTGCCGTCGGCCATGACCGTACGCGGCTTGTCGCGCAGCTCGCAGAGGTTCGACCGGCCGGCTGTGCAGTACCAGCAGTGCCCGCACGACGGCTGGTACGACGTGAGCACGTGGTCGCCGACCGCGACCCGGCTGACGCCGGGCCCGACGGCTGCCACCACGCCCGCGCCCTCGTGGCCGAGCACCGCGGGCGCGGGGTGCGCCATCGAGCCGTCCATGATGTGCAGGTCGCTGTGGCACAGCCCGCTGGCGGCGTACCGGACGAGCACCTCGTGCTCCCGTGGCGCGCCGAGGTCGAGCTCGGTCACGTCGAGCGGCTGGTCGACGCCCCTGAACACTGCTGCCTTGGTGCTTGTGGCCATGTCCCTCGTTCCCGGTATGCGTTACTCGATCGCCGCGACCGGCGTGCCGAGTAGGTCCTCGTCCACCTCGCCGAGCCCGAGCCCGGGGCCGGCCGGCAGCGTCCCTCGGCCCGCCTCGTGGCGCGGTGCCACGGCGGACAGTCGTTCCTTGACGAACACGTTGGTGAGCGAGCCGCTGAACAGCCACTCCGGCTGCGTGCTCGCGGCCAGCTGTGCGGACGCGGCGGCCAGCACGTCACCGGCGCCGCCGTCCTCGATGATCACCGGTACGCCCATCTCCTCGCAGAAGTCGCGCACCTGGCGCAGCGGTGTGATGCCGCCGAACCGTGAGAGCTTCAGCATCGCGGCGTCCGGGGCCTGACCAGCCAGTGTCGACCAGATCTCCCGGCCGCGGCACATGGTCTCGTCGAGGATCAGCAGGCAGCCGGTACGTTCGCGCACCTGCAGGCACTCGTCGACCGTGCGGCACGGCTGCTCGACGTACCTGCGCCCGCCCAGCTCCGTGACGACGCGCACCGCCTGGTCCTTGCGCCAGTTGGTGTTCGCGTCGAACACCACCGTCTCGACGTCGGCCAGCTCCGTCAGGCACGCCCGCGCCCGCTCGACGTCGAGCCGCCAGTCGTCGCCGAGCTTCACCTGCACCCGGCTGTAACCCTCCTCGGCGAATGCCGCGGCCGCGGCGCGCATAGCGTCCGGCGTGTCGATGCCGATCGCCCTGATGACGGGGAACGACGCCTGCAGCACACCGCCGAGCAGGTGCGCGACCGGCATGTCCGCGGCCTTGCCGAGCACGTCCCAGCACGCCAGGTCGATCGCCGAGCGTGCATAGTGGTGTCCCTTCAACGCCTTGCGCATGAGCAGCTGGACCCGTTTCACGTCCCGCGGGTCGGCACCGACCACGGCCGGGCCGAGCACCCGCAGCGCCTCGCGCGCGCCGTCGACGTGGGCCGCCATGTACGACGGGAACGGGGTCTGCTCGCCCCACCCGACGACGCCCTCGTCGGTGTGCAGCTTCAGCACGACGCCCTCGAGGTCACTCACCACCTTGCCGCCGGACATCACGAACGGCGCACCCGCCGCCGTGTACCTGACGTCGTATAGCTCGACCTTCGTGATCCGCATGGCGTCCTCCCGCCGATCCGCCGCTACCCGGCCGCAGGCAGGCCGAGCGAGACCGCCTTCGTCTCGGTGAAGGCAAGCAGGCCGTCGCTGCCGCACTCCCGCCCGACACCGGACATCTTGACGCCACCGGACGGCAGGCACGCCGCGGACGGCGCAGGGTCGTTCACGCCGACCACCCCGAAGTCGAGCCGTTCGGTCATCCGCAGCGCGCGGCCGAGGTCGGTGGTGAAGACGTACGCGGCTAGCCCGTACTTCGTGGCGTTCGCGTAGCCGAGCACCTCGTCCTCGTCGCGGAACCTGGTCACCGACAGCAGCGGCCCGAACGTCTCCTCGTGCAGCATCCGCGCCTGCGGCGCAACGTCGGTGACGACCGTCGGCTGGAAGAACGTACCCGGCAGCCCGTCCGGGTGTGCGCGGCCACCGCCGACCAGCGTGGTGGCGCCGCGCTCGACCGCGTCGCGCTGCAGGCCGAGCAGCCGCTGCACGGCGGCCTCGTCGATCAGCGGGCCGATCCGGGTCTGCGGGTCGAGACCGTCGCCCACGCGCAGCGCCGCGACGCGTTCGGTCAGGTCGTCGAGCACCGGCCTCGCCACGTCGTTGTGCAGGAACAGCCGGTTGGTGGAGATGCACGACTGGCCGCCGTTGCGGTAGCGCGAGGCGATCACCGCGTCCGCGACCGCGTCGAGGTCGGCGTCGGGGAACACCACGAACGGCGCGTGGCCGCCGAGCTCCATGCTGACTCGCTTCAGCCCCACCGCGGCCAGCTCCGCGAGGCTGACGCCGACGGCGGTACTGCCGGTGAACGTGATCTTGCTGATCAGCGAGTGCTGGGCGAGCACCCGCCCGGCACCCGCCGAGTCGCCGTTGGTGACGATCTCCAGCACGTGCTCGGGCAACCCGGCCGCGGTGAGGATCTCGCCGATCGCCAAGGCGGTCAGCGGCGTGGTGGGCGCCGGCCTGAGCACCACAGTGCAGCCGGCCGCGAGCGCCGCGCCGACCTTGCGCGTCACCATCAGCGCAGGGAAGTTCCACGGCGTGATCGCGGCGACCACGCCGACCGGCTGCACGACGGTCAGGTACCGCCGGTCCGGCGCCGGGCTAGGGATGG belongs to Streptosporangiales bacterium and includes:
- a CDS encoding zinc-binding dehydrogenase; this translates as MATSTKAAVFRGVDQPLDVTELDLGAPREHEVLVRYAASGLCHSDLHIMDGSMAHPAPAVLGHEGAGVVAAVGPGVSRVAVGDHVLTSYQPSCGHCWYCTAGRSNLCELRDKPRTVMADGTARFAENGSEVLHLFQISSHAERTVVPEECLVPIRRDAPLEVVCLVSCGVATGAGAVINRAKVHAGATVVVIGCGGVGLNAVQAARLVGAAKVVAVDRLPHKLETACEFGATHTVDGTDSERCLAQLKEICGRDGADYAIEAVGTQATVELAFHCLHRGGTAVVAGVTPDGTRISLDPRLLLQERVLTGTSFGSVRQRLDLPMIVDLFMDGRFRLRELVSREVGLDEVNDAYGRLAAGEIRREVLVHG
- a CDS encoding mandelate racemase, with the translated sequence MRITKVELYDVRYTAAGAPFVMSGGKVVSDLEGVVLKLHTDEGVVGWGEQTPFPSYMAAHVDGAREALRVLGPAVVGADPRDVKRVQLLMRKALKGHHYARSAIDLACWDVLGKAADMPVAHLLGGVLQASFPVIRAIGIDTPDAMRAAAAAFAEEGYSRVQVKLGDDWRLDVERARACLTELADVETVVFDANTNWRKDQAVRVVTELGGRRYVEQPCRTVDECLQVRERTGCLLILDETMCRGREIWSTLAGQAPDAAMLKLSRFGGITPLRQVRDFCEEMGVPVIIEDGGAGDVLAAASAQLAASTQPEWLFSGSLTNVFVKERLSAVAPRHEAGRGTLPAGPGLGLGEVDEDLLGTPVAAIE
- a CDS encoding aldehyde dehydrogenase family protein, whose product is LKEAARLMRARQDELARTVTLESGKPLAEARGEVGVAAHFLEWNAEEGRRAYGRTIPSPAPDRRYLTVVQPVGVVAAITPWNFPALMVTRKVGAALAAGCTVVLRPAPTTPLTALAIGEILTAAGLPEHVLEIVTNGDSAGAGRVLAQHSLISKITFTGSTAVGVSLAELAAVGLKRVSMELGGHAPFVVFPDADLDAVADAVIASRYRNGGQSCISTNRLFLHNDVARPVLDDLTERVAALRVGDGLDPQTRIGPLIDEAAVQRLLGLQRDAVERGATTLVGGGRAHPDGLPGTFFQPTVVTDVAPQARMLHEETFGPLLSVTRFRDEDEVLGYANATKYGLAAYVFTTDLGRALRMTERLDFGVVGVNDPAPSAACLPSGGVKMSGVGRECGSDGLLAFTETKAVSLGLPAAG